The window CCGTCGCCGATGCCAACGTCATCGAGGCGGATGCCAAGACGCAAGGAGCCGCGCGGCGCGGTTGGTGGCCATTCGGGCGCAGCACCAAACCGTCCAAACCAACGAAACCAGCCAAGCCGGCGGCGAAAAAACCGCCCGCGAAAGCCAAGTCTCCCCAGCCCGCGCCAACGGCGAAAAAGTCGAGTTTCTGGGGACGTGGCAAGGCCACAGCGAACGAAGCCAAGGCCGAAGTCGAATTGCCGGTTGAACCGTCGGTCGAAGCGATCGACGATTCGCCCGCCGTCGAGACCGGCAATCCGTTTGCGACGGGCCATGTGCTCGAGCCGCTCGAACTGCAACAGCCCGACGAGGCTGTGCTCGAATTCATCGCCGACGAGCCGGTGCCCGACGGCGTGACCGAGCTGGCACCCTCGCAGGAGACCGTGCGCGCAGCGGACGACTTCGTACTGGGCTCCGGCCCGGACGCGAACGCGAAAGCCGAAGAGATCGATTTCGATTTCGATGCCATCGACGATGCACCCACGGCGCTGGCCAGCGAATCCGAGCTGGCGTTGCCGGAGCCCGAAGCGGAACTCTCCGCGGTAGAATTCGACGCCGACAGCGCGCCGCTCGAAGAGCACTTCGAGCTGAGCGAGTCGCCGACGCGTCCGGTTGCCTCGGCCGAAGTCGAGTTTGCCGCCGACGATGACGCAGTCGAAGCGATCGATGCCTCGTCGGGTTCCTTGCCGGAGCTTGCTGCGGCACCCGGCGCAGATGCGACCGACATCGAACTCGATTTCAGCGACGACTACTCTATGGTCGGCTCGCCCGACGAGCTGGCCGTCTCGCCGCCGCCTGCCGAGGCCGCAGAGGCACCCGCAGGCAAGTCGGGAAAGAAGGTTAAAAAGGTCAAGGCCACCAAGCCACCGAAGCCTGCCAAGGCACCTAAAGCACCGAAGCCCGCCCAGCCGAAGCGAAGCTGGTGGCCCTTTGGACGCAAAGCGAAGCCCAGTGAGGCCGCGGCCGGTGCAGCGGCTGTACCGTCGCCCGAGGCGGATCTCCCGCAAGTCGATCCGATCGACCAGTCAGGATTCGATCGTGAGGTGAGCTTCGAGGCGGCGGAAATGCCCGACGCGATTGAAATGCCCGCGGAACTCGACGCCGCCGAGCCAGGCTTCGAGCTACCGATCGAATTCGAAGAGCAGCCCGATGCCACGTCGGCTCCCAAAGCCGCCGAGGCGGCCGCGTCCGATGAAGATGAGGACGAGGACCTGCAGGAGTTTCTACGCGGGTTGCGGTAGAGCTGCGATCACCAGGCACGGCTTGCGCCACATGATGTGGGATGCCTGCGTCCGAACACTACATCCCTAACGCATGTGCCAGGGGTCCGTTAGCGCAGCTCAATCAGGCGATAGCGGCGCGCCAGGCCGTCGCCGTCGCGCCGCTGGTAGTCGTGCAGCGTGGCCAGGCTGGGATTCGAGCATCCGCGTTCGCGTTCGATCTGAGACTCGACGAGGCGCCACAATTCGTCGTCGAACATCTGCGGCGCTTCGGGCGCGGCGACCAAGAGCAGGTGCGAAAACCCTTCGGCGCGCAAAATTCGGCTCAGGTCGTCGGGAGCCACTCGCTGCCAGGGATTGCCGCGGCGCAGACGGTAGAGCTTCTCCCACGTGAACGGGCCCGCGAAATAGAAGCCGCGGTAGTCCTGGCTTAGAACGTGAGCGTGGCCGCCGCCGTACTGGTTCAACAAAGTTGCCGCCGGGTAGCTGGGCTCATGCGCGAGCAGGTAGTCGTCGCGGGCTTGCAGCCCGCAGGCCACTTGGACACGATCACCGTTCCACTTGAGCGCGGCCGCCGGCGTCAACAGCCCAACAAGCGCGACGCTGCCCCAGACGATCTCGCGCGGACCGCGCCTGAGTCGCGGAGATTCCGCGAGCACCCAGACGATGGCCGTCGCGGCCAACGGTACGACGGGCAATAAGAAGCGCACGTTTTGACGCAGCGCATACCACAGCAGGAAATAGATCGCCGCGATCGCCAACAATTCGCCCAAACCCTGGAGCCGCCGCGCAACGACTAGGCCCGGCAGCAGCGCGAGCAGCAGCACGCCGAGCTGATGACCGCGTCCGCCAAAGCGCTCGGGATGCATAGTGATCTGCCACGGCGCAGTGGCCAGCGCCGTAACGTGCAAGGGCAGGGGGGTCTTGCGGTCGGGCAAGGCCTCGGCAGCGGGTTCGCCCAGGTGAGCCGCAAAAAACGGATAGACCGGGTTCCCGCGATGCCAGGCGGCGCGCGCATACCACGGCGCGGCGACGACCAATGCAGCACAAGCGGCGATCCAGCCCAACCGCAGGGCCGCTTGATGCGCCGCCGAGCCTTGGAGGGCACGCCAAACAACGACCGACACCAGCGCTACGATGGCCAACGCGGCGAGGTATTTGGTTGCCAGCGCCGCGCCCAAGGTCAGCCCACATGCCAGGGCCCACGCGCCGGCTTGTTGCCCGTCGAGCACGCGCCGGTACGCCGCCACGGCCAGCGCGACATAGGCCGCGGCCGCCAGGTCGTTCATGGGTACCGACATCTGGTTCGCCACGCCGGGCACCAGCAGCACGGCCGCGCCGGCGATCCGCGACCAGCGCGCACCCAGCAGGGGCTCGGCCACGGCCATCGTCGCCAAACCGAGCAGCAGCCCCGCTAGCCAGTGAACCAGCGTCGCGGCTGGTGCATCGGCCAAGGCGAGCGCCCACAGGTACCACATTTCGGCGAGCAGCGGAAACGTGCACTTGTCGTGATCAGGCAGGTACAGCAATCGGTGCTCGGCAAGAAAACGTTTTGGCAATTCGAGATGGTAATAGAGCGCGTCGCCCGCGGTGGGCGGCGCCAACGATCCCAACCACGTAATCGAGACGACCAAGGCGGCCAGGCCCATGGCGCCGTACCAGACCCAGCGCGGCGGTTCGGCCACGGCGGGCTCGTGGTTCGCGACGGCGTCGATCCGCTGATTACCGGTGGTGACGACGGCTTGCCGGGCGGCCAGTACGAAGACGGCGCCCTCGACCAGCCCCCACAACGCCGCGATCAAAGTCGCCAGGGCGAGAATCGGGACATAGAGCAGGCCGAGCAGACCCAACATCGCGACCGTCGATCCGGCCGCGGCCAGACCGAGGCCCCAGGTCCAGGCAGCAAGTGTCGCCCCAGACAGGCCGCGATCGATCTGGAGCCACCGCACCAGCGCGCGGCCCGCTCCCCCGGCGGCGAGGGCGATCAACCCCAGCGCGGTAAGCGATGCGAGGCTCGCGAGCATGGCGACTCCCGGCGGACGTTAGCGGACAAGCATGATCCACAGGTAAACGGCAGCGGTCATTGCGACCCAGCCGGCCAGCAACCAGGCTTGCCAGGCAGGCACCGGCTCGAACGGCGTCGGGCGGCGCGTCTCGCCGCGCAACAGCGCCTCGCCCGCGATGCGCCGTGCGCGGCGCCAACGCTGCAACTCAGCCAGCCGCCGGCCATCGTCCTGTTTCAACGGGGCAATCATGGTGCGAATCCTTTCGCCACAAGACGGTCATCGCCTAGAGAAACCGTAGTCCGCGGCCAGACCTGAGCTGCGCGGTGATCGAGCTGGAGCCGAGTTCCGCTTCGCGCCGCCGCGCGAGCAGATGTTCGATCCGCCGGCACACCAGCTCGGGCTGCAACTCGCTCATGCACGGATGCTCAGCCCAAAGACAAGTCGTGCGATGGCACGGGCTGCACCCTGGTTCCGTGCGGAGCACAGCCACGTGTGCACCTTGGGGGCGCCACTGAAGCACATGATTCGTGCCGCTGAACAAGACGATCGTGGGCACTCCCAACAAACCCGCTAGATGGGCTGGTCCCGAGTCGGCGCCGACGAACAGCTCGGCACGTTCCAGCAAGGCAATCAGTTCGAGCAGGCTCAAGCGCCCCAGCAGGTTTTCCACGTTGGGCCAGCGCGCCGCGCCCAGGATGCGGTCGGCCAGCGGCTGCTCGTCGGCCGTACCGATCAGCAGGATGCGTGCATCGTGGGCCAAGATCAGCCTTCCCAGCAGTTCCTGCCAGTGTGGGGCGGGCCATCGCTTAGCCTCGGTGCCCGCTCCCAAGTGAACGACAAACACGGGACGGCGCGGCCGCGTGTCGGTCTGCAATCGTGCGGCAACGGCGCGACGCGATTTCAGATCGGGAGCCAGGTTGATCCGCCGTTGCCAAGGCTCGTCCACCTGGATTCCGAGCTGCTCGAGCAACGCCACGCGCGAGCGCCATTCAGGTCGGCCGGCGACATAGGGCGCGCTGTGCGTCAGCCAACAGCCACCGCCGCCGGCACTGAAACCTACGCGCCGCGGAATTCCTGCCAGCCACATGAGCAGGACGTGCGGCAGCTCGCCGCGGACGTCGATCGCCGCGTCGTAGCCCTCGCTGCGCAGCCGCAGGGCCCAGGAAACGAGCGACCAGGGCCAAAACCACGAGCGTGGACGCGAAAAGCGATTCACGCGCGAAACATAGACCCGGTTCACCTCACCGCAGGCGGCGAACAGTTCTGCCGTCCAGGCGCCGGCCAGGACGTCGATCTCCGCCTCGGGAAACTGCTTGCGCAGTGGACCAAACATCCCGAGCGAAATCACCGCGTCGCCCAGGTGATCGAGCTGAATGACCAACAGCCGGCGAATCGGGCGCGGCTCCTGCGCGCTTGGCGCCTGGTCGGCCACGCTGCGCCGGAGTGCGCCGTGCATGCGCATCAAGATTCGGGCAAGCGCATCGACCAGGCCCATGACCAGATGCCAGCGCCACCGCACGAACCGATAACGGCCCTGCTTCAGTTCGCGCCGCACTCGGCCACGCGCCGACCAGGATGCCGCGTTATAGGATCGCTTCATAAACCGCTTTCGTCGCTTGCGCCACGGCCCGCCAGGTGTAGCTCTGCCGGACGTGCTCGCTCAATTCCGGGCAGCGCGCGGCAGCGACCGCGCACTCGACAGCTCGGCGGATCGCCGCCGGATCGTCGGGCTGCACGTAGTGCGCCCTGGTCCCGAAATACTCGCGGGCACAGCCCCGTTCGGTGATCACCAGCGGCGTGCCGGTCAGTGCCGCCTCGAGCGCGGCGAGGCCCGGCGTCTCGAACCAACTCGCCAGCACCAGGCACCGACAAGCGGCATAGGCACTTGCCAGGAGCGGGTCGTCGTGCGCCAGCGCGGGCAAGAAGGTGACGTGTTCGCCGGCGGCTGCCTTACATGCCGCCAGGTAACGCTCCGCGCCGGGCACCGCATCACCTAGCAACACGAGCGGCAACGCACGGCCGGCCAATGCGCGAATCAGAGCGAGTTGATTCTTGCGAGGCTCGATGCGACCGCAGCAAAGCACGAAATCGCGTAAACCAAAGCGCTCGTAGAATGCCTCGGGCGTCGCCGTGGCGAACCGCAAGTCGGTGCCGTTCGGCACGACCGCGATCCGGGCCCGGTCAATCTGGAATAGGCGCTGGAGCTGCGCGGACTCGGCGTGCGAGTTGGGCAGCAGTCGATCGGCGGCCCGATAGATTTCCCCGCGCCAACCGTTCGGCGCCCAGCCCAGCTCGCGGAGGCCAAGCGCGGCGCAACCCGCCACACGGCGTGCCAAGGGACGTTCTTCGCGCCACACGGCCTGCCGGTCGAACCAGGCGACCGGCGAGACAACCACGCGGACTCCGGCCGCCTGCGCCGCCGCGATCACCGGCCGATACTCGCGATGCGTGCCAACGAGATGCAGCACGTCGAGCCCCTGAAAACCATCTTCCCAGGGACGCCACGGTCGGGCATCGACCCCCAGCTCAGCGAGCGCCGCCGTCGTCGATGTCAATTGGACCTCGCCGCCGCCAGGCGCCGCGAACGCACCGAGACCACCCGCGAGGCGCACGCGCAAGGCGCGCCGCACCGGCGCCAGCGCTGTGGCGGCCAATGTCCGTGCGCGGCCGCCTGGTTTGCCTGCGCGGCGCTTGCGTGCCAGTGGCGTCATCCCTGCCATGCGCGGAATCCTTTACGCGGGTCAACTGCGCACGCGGCGCAGCGTCTTTTTCATCCAGCCACGAAGGCTCGTCGTATCGATCTCGTCGATCGGCGTTTCGCGCTCCCAATCGAGCGCTCGGCGCAGCCAGCCGCGCAGCCCTTCACGGCGATCGAGGCGCAGCGGGCGCGGCGTCGCGTCGCGCGCGCGGCGTTCGAACACTAGGGCATCCCACGGCAACAGAAGCTCGCTCTCGTCCAGCGGCACTCGCGCGACGAGCTCGCCGCGCCAAAGTTCGCCGGACAGCCGGTAGTCGGCAGGCCGCGACTCGCAGGTCACGCGCAAACCATCCTCACACGCCCACGCGGACAACCGGACGCGACCACGCTGCCGCCACCAGGCGGCGAAATCAGTAAGCGTCGTCGGCCAGACCGACGCCATCTCGTCGACCGTCTGCAACAGCCGCCGCAGCACATGCGGATACCGTCCGAGCCGGCCCGTGGGATGCCCGTAGAAGAAGATCGGCTCGCCGGCCAGGTAGCGTGCCCGGGCGACGCGTTCAAAATAGGCCGCTGCGAGATCGGCTGCCGCCGCCGGCGAGATCGCGGTGCCTGCGTCTTGCGGTGCCCGGTTGGCCGCTTCGAGAAACAGGCCCAGACACACCGGATGGACGGGAATCTGCAACACGCTCCGGCCGCCGGGAAAATAGGGAAACGCGTCGTAGGCCAGGCCGAACTCGGAGCTGTGCGTGATTCCCAGCGATTCGAGCGCCGCCAGCAGGCCCGGATTGAATCGCCCATGCGGGGCGACGAAGCCGGAGACCTTGAGCCCCGCGCGGAGCAGTACGTCGATGCCGCGGCGGATGTTTTGCACGTTGAGGTCGCGCTCACGATAGGTGTGATGCCGGTAGCCGTGCGCGCCGACGTCACAGCCGCGCAGCGATTGCAGCGCATAGGGAAACCGCTCGAAATCGGCGGCGCAGACAAAATGGCTGGCCGCTTGCTCGTAGCCGCCCAAAGCGTGCAACGTGGTGCGAAAGTCGGCCGGGTCGTAATCGTCGTGGTCGACGCGGAAATTGAAGGCGCTGCGATAGGGAAATGGAAACGCGGCCAACCGCAGCCACACCCCGCCCGCCGCTTCGACCCGTTCACGCAGCCACGCCGCAATGCGCCGCGCCACGAGCCGCTTGTCGACGCGGGCAATCTCTTCGGTCAGTTCCAGGCCGCCCACCGCCCAAGACCCGCGCACCGTGTTCTCGTCGCACAGCGCGGCGAACGGGTCCTCCGCGAACTCGGCACGCAAGGGGTCGACGTCGATCGGCGTCTGGCCATTGCCGCAGCACGGCACCGACACGGCACGCGAGTCGTACAGGACAAAGCGCCCCAGGTCGTGGCCGGACTGGGCGTCGACCGTGGCGATGCCTTCCTGAGCCAGGACTTGAGGCAGCGCGTCGGGCACGCGATCGAGCACCAGCGGCAGCAACGGCAAAGCGTTCATCCACCTGCCTCCTGAACGACGAGGCGGTGCCAGGCGCGGCGCAGCGCCAGGCGCATCCCGGCGCCGCTGCCCGGCGCCCGCAGCGTGCGGTGGACAGTGGCAATCTCCGTGTAGGTCGACAACCCGCTCAGCAGGCAAAACAGCCACCCCTGCGGACCGTCGAGCAGGCCGAGCTTCAGGACCAGCCGGCGATACACCTCCCAAGCAGGTGCGATCCATTGTTCGCCGGCGCGCGGCGACGCGCCCGCCTCGATCCGGGCAGCCGCGGACAGCGCGGTGTAGCGGCGCATCTTGGCAAGAAACATCGGCACATCGGCCAGCGTGTCGTGTTCCAACCAGCCGCCGAGCGAGCCCACTGAACCGCTCGGGCGAAGCTGCTCGTGGACGTCGCCCTCCCAGCGCGCGGTGTCGCGGCGAAACAACCGTAACGGTCGGTCGTCCTGAGTACCGCTGTAACGGAACGCGCGGCCGAAAATACGGCTGCGGATCGGCACGCGATAGGCCGCATGGCGTGGCGCGGCCAGCGTTCGGGCCAGCTCGTGCACCAGCGCCGGCGAGGGCGTTTCATCGGCATCGAGCGACAAGACCCAGGTGCCGCGAGCCTGGTCGATCGCAAAATTGCGCTGGGCCGCAAAACGATCGAATCGCCGTTCGACTACCCGCGCGCCGTAGCGCCGGGCAATTGCGATCGAGTCGTCGCGCGAGCCGCCGTCGACGACCAGCACTTCCCCCGCCCACGCGAGCCGGGGAAGCAGCCGTACCAAGCGCGGGCCTTCGTCGAGCACGATCATCGCGATGGACAACGCGGGAAGGCGGTTCAAGGCGCACCTCCGCACAGTCGCCGCGCGACGAGCACATACCGAACCATCCAGCGCAGGTTGTAATAGGAAGCCACGAAGATTAGTTCGGGCAGCCAGGCACGACAGACCAGGGCCGCCAACAGCAAATGCAAGCGCAAGTCGGCGTCGCCGAGTTCGTGATACAGGCGCCGCGCGCGGCTCGCCGCGCCCGGTGCCGCGCGGGCTCCGAGCGGCGCGGTCGAAGCCGCTACGACCTGCTCCTCGAAGCGCAACCCGGCGACCAAGAGATACTTGCCGACCACGAACGCCGCAAACAGCGCCCATACGGCCGATGAGATTTCGGTCGCGAAGGCTGCCGCGATCCCGGCATGAATCGCGACGTCGCCCAGTTCGTCGACGTTGGCGTCGAGCCAGCCGCCCCAGGCCGTGGCGGTCGACTGGCGCCGGGCCAGCGCGCCGTCAAGCCGGTCGCAGAGCCATGCCGCCCAGACCAGCGCGGCTGCGGCGAGGTGCCACGTCGGTGCGACGCACAGCATCGCTGCCGCCGCCAGCGTGCAAACCAGCCCTGCGCACGTAACTTGCCAGGGGCGCAACGAGGAGTGGGCCAGGCGATCGGCCAGCCACGCGGCCAGCGGCACGGCGTGCCAACGGCTCCAGCGATGGCGGTCGTTCACGGCGATCGTCGCGCCCACGCTCATGCAGGTTCCTTCCTCGAGTCGCCGCGGCCTAGACGGTCGCGGCATGCGTGCCGACGTCCTGGTCGGCAGCTTCGTGCAAACGGGGTGGCGAGGCTTCCTCGAGCCCCAGGAGGCGCCGGTAGCCGGGCACCGTGGCCTGGTGCAACTGGCCTCCCATCTGATCGGGCGAAAAACGGTGGAAAAACTGCGACTCGCGGCGGACATGACGCCACCACTCGCGACTGAACAAATACCGGGTAGGCACAGGATGCCGCTCGCCCGATGTCTCGTTCGCTTCGCGCAGGCGCAACCACGCCTGCGGCAGCGCGCGCCACAGCGCAAACCGCTCGCCCGGCGCTAGCCACGGAGCCCGCAGGACTTCGCGAACCAGGCGGACGGCGATCCCGGTCCACATGCGCAGGCGATGTTCGGGATGCAGCAGGTTCTTGAACTGGAACAACAGCGTGTTGCGCAACGCGAGCCGCTCGCAGCCGCGCTGACCAAACTCGTGCTTGAACGTCGCGGCGCCAATGTGCGTGGCCTTCGACTCGGGCACATACCAGCCGACGTAGCCCGCCTGGTACGCGCGATACGACAGGTCGAGATCCTCGAGGCGCCCTGGCAGGTAGAGCGGGTCGTACCCGCCCAGCTTGAGGAACAGCTCGCGATCGACGGCCAGCGCGGCGCCGGCCGAGGCGGTCAACCCGGGGCGATCGATCCCCTCTTCGTAGCCGATGAAATCCCAGGTGGCTTGTACTAGTCCCCACGACCAGCGCACGGCCGTGCGAAAGCCTTCGTAGCCCTGGTCGTCCAACTGCCAGCATTGGCCGGCGGTGAAGAACAATCGGTGACGGCCGCTGATCGTCGGGTCGAGCAGCGGCTCGACCAACGGATCGATCGCGTCCGGGTCGAGCTGCACGTCGTTGTTCAACAGCACGGCCACCTGGCCATCGAGTTCGCCGAGCACGGTGTTGTACGAGCACAGTCCGCGGTTGTCGCGCTCGAACACGCGCACCTGCTTGAAATGCGCCGAGAGCAACTTTCGCGAGTCGTCCTGCGAATGATTGTCGATCACCACGACGCGGCACTCATAGCGCGAGTTTGCCGCGGCGCGCACGACGCTCGGCAGACACTGCTCGAGCAGGTGGCGCCCGTTGTAATTCAAGACGACGATTTGGATCGGCATGGCGGCCATCCGTTGCCGGCACATGACTGGAATGGACGCTCGGGGTGCTAGCACCGCGTGCGCAATGGCAAACGGGCCGCAAGGTAGGTGAGCCGCTGCGACGGGGTCAAGACGAACGGCCGCGTGCTATCACACCCGGCTCGCACCGCGCGTGCTGGCGCGTTTTGGCGGAGGGGTCGCGGTGGGCGCATCGACGCGCCAGCGACTGCCATCCTGACGCAAGGTGCTCCCCGCGGGGGGGCCATACCAGTCGGCGAACTCGCGTTCGGCGTGGCCGGAGACCAGGTCGCGAACAACGACCGCGACGGCCAGCAACGCGGCAACCGGAGCGAGGCAGCCCAGCAAGACCCGCGAACCCAGCAAAGCCCGGTCACCCGTCGCCCAGGTGAGCAACGCCACCAGGCCCAGGACCAGCATGAGCACGTGCATTTCGCAGAGCTTGCGCACGAGGTGACCCGGCCATCGATGCGGTTCGCGCGGCCACGCGGCCGGCGGTTGCGGCGCGCAGCCGCCGGCCCCGCGAACGATCAGTTCGCCCTCGACCCATTTGAGCCGCTGGACGAACGCCTTGTAGCGCGCATCGTGCCAGAGGCCCAGGCACAGCAATCCCAAACCCCAGAGCAGACCGGCCGCCATCCACACGGGGTTCAGCGTCGTGCGAAACACACCCCAGCCCAGTCCTAGCGGTACGAGCAGATGCACGACGTGATGCATGAGATAGTCGAGTTGCACACCGTCGAGCGAGGCCGTCCGACGAAACCGTGCCAATTGACCGTCCACGTGATCGAGCACATACCAAAGCTGCAAGAGCACCGCACCCGCGAGCAACGCCGAGGGCGTACCGACTGCAAGGCAACCGGCCGCCGCGATGGCTACGACCAACGCCAGGCCCGTGGCCTGATGGGCCGTAAGTCCCCAAGGCGCCACGAGGCGCGTCACCTGCAAGGCAACGGGCCGCGCGACCCAGCGCGCGTACGAGTTGCCGAGGTGGTCGGCGCCCGGCTTATGACACCGCGCGCGCCATTCTTCATTCGACTGCGGAAATTCCTCGTCTGCCGCGCGACGCGGGCGCCAGGCCAGCCCCAACACGCCCGCGGCAACGGCTATCATCACCACCGATCGCCAGGCGACGCTCAACCAGGCGATTGGCGCCGTGAGCTCGACTTGCAGTGCCCAGGCGGCAGCGAACAACACCACGGCCGGCAGGATGACGCGCTCGAGATAGTGCCGCCGCTCGACGGCCGCCAGCTCGACCCAAAACGAATAGCGTACGACAAGCACGGCGTAGAGCGTCTGCCCGAGGCCCACGGCCAGGGCCAGGGCCGCGATGCCGTGGCCGGAGAAGATCGCGACCAGGTTGAGTCCCGCTCCGACGACGACCGATGCCAGCACGATTCTCAACAGCGCGCGTTGGCGATCGATCGTGATCAGATACTGGCTCGCCGGCAGCGCGATCCCGAGCGCGATCGTCCCGCCGACGAGCCAAGGCAAGCCGAGCAGGCCGGTCCGATACTCCGGCAAGACCAGGCCGAGCAACGGCGCGCCGAGCACGATCGCCATCGCGCCGATGACTGCCAGGAGAGCGGTCTGCTGACCGCTGGCCAACGCGGCCAGAGCCGCCACGCTGCGCGTGTGGCCGGTGCGCCCCAGGATCTCGCCATAGCGTGGTCCCATCACGGTGGCCAGCGCATTGGCGACGCCGAACATCTGCCCGGTGGCCAACAGGGCCGCGCTATAGAGCCCCAACTGCAACTCGCGATCGGGCATGAACATCAAAATGGTCAGTCGGTCGAGCGAGCGAAACAACTGATTGGCCAGGGCCGCGAGTAGGATCGGAAAACCCACGGCCAACAGCCGTCGCATCTCAACTCGATCCCAGGCCAGCATGGGCCGCGAACCCGTTCCGAGCGTCACATACGCCGCGCAGATCAGGCCCACGACCAGGCTGCCCAGGTACAGGCCCGTCAGCCCCCCGAGCGCCGCGGCCACACCGCAGATCAACAGCGTCAAAGCCGCTTCGAGGACCGTGACCGTGGCCGTCGTCGCGAAGCGTTGATGCGCACGCAACACCGTGACCTGATAGGTGAGGAACCGCTGCACGACGCACAGCAGACCCGCCACGACCAGGGCCGCGCCCCATGCCCGGCCCGAGGCGCTCGTACTCGTGAAGGCGAGCGCGCTCCCGCAGCACAGCAAAGCGGCGCCACAAACCGCGCTGCTGATCGTGTTGACGGTAAACGCCAGGTTGGCCGAGCGTGCGGCCGCCGGCGCGTCGCCGCGCCCTAACGCAATGGTCATCTCGCGGCTCGCGCCGCGGCTGACTCCCAGGTTGCTCAGGTTGCCGTAGTTGACCACCAAACGTACGCCTTGCCATAGCCCGATCTGCGCGGGATCGAGCAGCACCCGCAGGAGCAGGCTCGTGACGGCGCCGAAGGCCTGCCCGACGAGGGTCGAGCCG is drawn from Pirellulales bacterium and contains these coding sequences:
- a CDS encoding glycosyltransferase family 9 protein, with the translated sequence MKRSYNAASWSARGRVRRELKQGRYRFVRWRWHLVMGLVDALARILMRMHGALRRSVADQAPSAQEPRPIRRLLVIQLDHLGDAVISLGMFGPLRKQFPEAEIDVLAGAWTAELFAACGEVNRVYVSRVNRFSRPRSWFWPWSLVSWALRLRSEGYDAAIDVRGELPHVLLMWLAGIPRRVGFSAGGGGCWLTHSAPYVAGRPEWRSRVALLEQLGIQVDEPWQRRINLAPDLKSRRAVAARLQTDTRPRRPVFVVHLGAGTEAKRWPAPHWQELLGRLILAHDARILLIGTADEQPLADRILGAARWPNVENLLGRLSLLELIALLERAELFVGADSGPAHLAGLLGVPTIVLFSGTNHVLQWRPQGAHVAVLRTEPGCSPCHRTTCLWAEHPCMSELQPELVCRRIEHLLARRREAELGSSSITAQLRSGRGLRFL
- a CDS encoding glycosyltransferase family 4 protein gives rise to the protein MAGMTPLARKRRAGKPGGRARTLAATALAPVRRALRVRLAGGLGAFAAPGGGEVQLTSTTAALAELGVDARPWRPWEDGFQGLDVLHLVGTHREYRPVIAAAQAAGVRVVVSPVAWFDRQAVWREERPLARRVAGCAALGLRELGWAPNGWRGEIYRAADRLLPNSHAESAQLQRLFQIDRARIAVVPNGTDLRFATATPEAFYERFGLRDFVLCCGRIEPRKNQLALIRALAGRALPLVLLGDAVPGAERYLAACKAAAGEHVTFLPALAHDDPLLASAYAACRCLVLASWFETPGLAALEAALTGTPLVITERGCAREYFGTRAHYVQPDDPAAIRRAVECAVAAARCPELSEHVRQSYTWRAVAQATKAVYEAIL
- a CDS encoding glycosyltransferase family 2 protein produces the protein MNRLPALSIAMIVLDEGPRLVRLLPRLAWAGEVLVVDGGSRDDSIAIARRYGARVVERRFDRFAAQRNFAIDQARGTWVLSLDADETPSPALVHELARTLAAPRHAAYRVPIRSRIFGRAFRYSGTQDDRPLRLFRRDTARWEGDVHEQLRPSGSVGSLGGWLEHDTLADVPMFLAKMRRYTALSAAARIEAGASPRAGEQWIAPAWEVYRRLVLKLGLLDGPQGWLFCLLSGLSTYTEIATVHRTLRAPGSGAGMRLALRRAWHRLVVQEAGG
- a CDS encoding CDP-alcohol phosphatidyltransferase family protein, coding for MSVGATIAVNDRHRWSRWHAVPLAAWLADRLAHSSLRPWQVTCAGLVCTLAAAAMLCVAPTWHLAAAALVWAAWLCDRLDGALARRQSTATAWGGWLDANVDELGDVAIHAGIAAAFATEISSAVWALFAAFVVGKYLLVAGLRFEEQVVAASTAPLGARAAPGAASRARRLYHELGDADLRLHLLLAALVCRAWLPELIFVASYYNLRWMVRYVLVARRLCGGAP
- a CDS encoding glycosyltransferase, translated to MPIQIVVLNYNGRHLLEQCLPSVVRAAANSRYECRVVVIDNHSQDDSRKLLSAHFKQVRVFERDNRGLCSYNTVLGELDGQVAVLLNNDVQLDPDAIDPLVEPLLDPTISGRHRLFFTAGQCWQLDDQGYEGFRTAVRWSWGLVQATWDFIGYEEGIDRPGLTASAGAALAVDRELFLKLGGYDPLYLPGRLEDLDLSYRAYQAGYVGWYVPESKATHIGAATFKHEFGQRGCERLALRNTLLFQFKNLLHPEHRLRMWTGIAVRLVREVLRAPWLAPGERFALWRALPQAWLRLREANETSGERHPVPTRYLFSREWWRHVRRESQFFHRFSPDQMGGQLHQATVPGYRRLLGLEEASPPRLHEAADQDVGTHAATV
- a CDS encoding lipopolysaccharide biosynthesis protein, whose product is MHASAATAKHPIAEKTGSPWRRIWRDTAWVSGSTLVGQAFGAVTSLLLRVLLDPAQIGLWQGVRLVVNYGNLSNLGVSRGASREMTIALGRGDAPAAARSANLAFTVNTISSAVCGAALLCCGSALAFTSTSASGRAWGAALVVAGLLCVVQRFLTYQVTVLRAHQRFATTATVTVLEAALTLLICGVAAALGGLTGLYLGSLVVGLICAAYVTLGTGSRPMLAWDRVEMRRLLAVGFPILLAALANQLFRSLDRLTILMFMPDRELQLGLYSAALLATGQMFGVANALATVMGPRYGEILGRTGHTRSVAALAALASGQQTALLAVIGAMAIVLGAPLLGLVLPEYRTGLLGLPWLVGGTIALGIALPASQYLITIDRQRALLRIVLASVVVGAGLNLVAIFSGHGIAALALAVGLGQTLYAVLVVRYSFWVELAAVERRHYLERVILPAVVLFAAAWALQVELTAPIAWLSVAWRSVVMIAVAAGVLGLAWRPRRAADEEFPQSNEEWRARCHKPGADHLGNSYARWVARPVALQVTRLVAPWGLTAHQATGLALVVAIAAAGCLAVGTPSALLAGAVLLQLWYVLDHVDGQLARFRRTASLDGVQLDYLMHHVVHLLVPLGLGWGVFRTTLNPVWMAAGLLWGLGLLCLGLWHDARYKAFVQRLKWVEGELIVRGAGGCAPQPPAAWPREPHRWPGHLVRKLCEMHVLMLVLGLVALLTWATGDRALLGSRVLLGCLAPVAALLAVAVVVRDLVSGHAEREFADWYGPPAGSTLRQDGSRWRVDAPTATPPPKRASTRGASRV